GCCATTAAGCATCGCCTCCTTTTATTTTGGTTTTCGCTGGCAAATTATATTCTCCGAGAAAATAAATTGCAAGGTTTATTCTTCCTTAAGCCACTTTGCTGCATCTTTTGCGTGGTAAGTTAAGATAAGGTCTGCTCCTGCCCTTTTCATTGATAAAAGGGTTTCAAGGACAATTTTCTTTTCGTCTATCCACCCTTTCAAAGCAGCTGCTTTTACCATAGAATATTCGCCACTTACGTTATAAGCAGCCACTGGATACTTAAATGTTTCTTTAACCCTTCTTATGATGTCAAGGTACGAAAGTGCAGGTTTAACCATAACAATGTCTGCACCTTCTTGTATATCAAGGGCAACTTCTCTTAAAGCTTCATCCGAATTTGCAGGATCCATTTGGTAAGAACGTCTATCTCCAAAAGCTGGT
The Desulfurobacteriaceae bacterium genome window above contains:
- the hemB gene encoding porphobilinogen synthase; its protein translation is DVDNDKTLEILKKQVVSHAKAGADMVAPSGMMDGMIKAIREALDEAGFSEIPIMSYAAKYASAYYGPFRDAAESTPAFGDRRSYQMDPANSDEALREVALDIQEGADIVMVKPALSYLDIIRRVKETFKYPVAAYNVSGEYSMVKAAALKGWIDEKKIVLETLLSMKRAGADLILTYHAKDAAKWLKEE